The DNA segment GTCAGCAGGAGATATTCTCTCTAGACAGTGTGGTGGTGGAGCCTCTCGCGTGGCCAGGTTCAAAATCTCAAGTACTGGATGATCTGAATCGTGGCAAATACCGTTTTATTATTAAAGATAAAACATCAAAACAGGTGTTGTTTACCCGCAGTTACAGCTCTATTTATGGTGAGTGGGAAACAACAGGAGAAGCGAAAAAAATTAAGCGCACCTTCCATGAGTCATTGCGTTTTCCTATGCCTGATAAAGAAGTGATTATTGAAATTGAAAAACGTGATGCCAAGCATCAATTTCAAAATGTGTGGACCACTGAGATTGATCCAAACCATTATTTAAATCATCGTGAATCAGCTGGCTACGCTGAGCAAGTTATTGCCATTGAACACAATGGCGACCCAAAGAATAAGGTCGACTTGCTTATCTTGGGCGATGGCTATACCAAGGCTGAATTATCTAAATTTAAAACAACGGCAAAAGAGCTTACCGAAGCGTTGTTTGCCACCAGCCCATTTAAAGAAAATAGAAAAAACTTTAATGTATGGGCGTTAGCACCGCTTACTAAAGAGTCTGGCGTTTCTCGTCCATCTACCGGCACATACCACGACAGCCCTTTGGGGGTAACTTATGATGCATTTGGCTCTGAACGTTATGTGCTCACCAGTGATAATCGAAATTTTCGTCGTATCGCCTCATCTGCACCTTACGATTTTGTTGAAATTATTGTGAATAACGATACCTACGGTGGTGGCGGTATTTATGGCTTATATTCAACCGCTGCAGCAAACAGTGATTGGGCCGATTATTTGTTTATTCATGAATTTGGTCACCATTTTGCAGGGCTTGCCGATGAGTATTACACAAGCTCGGTAGCCTATGCGGCACCTACAAATATCATAGAGCCTTATGAGCCAAACGTTACTGCCTTATTAAATGGTGACACTTTGAAATGGCAAACAAAAGTTAACAAGCAAACGCCATTGCCCACGCCTTGGCCAAAACAAGAGTATGAAAAGCACTCTTATGAATATCAACAAATTCGCGGCCAGTTGCGTAAAGATAACAAACCTGAAAGTGAGATGGATAAACTATTTCATGAAAACCAACGCATTGTTGAAGGCATGTTTTCTAAAGCCGAATATAACAATGTAATAGGGGCGTTTGAAGGGGCAAACTATTCTGCCAAAGGCTTCTATCGAAGTGAGTTAAACTGCATTATGTTTACCCGTACCGATGATTTTTGTGATGTGTGTCAGCAGGGCATTGTTGATGTGATCAAATTGTATTCAAGCCAGTAATTAAAATTCGTAATATTTGAACTAGTCCTAGAGATTACTGGTCCAATCTGTAATGATGAAATACTGGTGTTTTAACGGCAGGTAAATCTATTGCGCTTTATTAGTTATCTCTTATTGGTTTGGGTTAAATGTTTATCTAAGTTGTTCTATAAAATAGAGCAACGGTGGTTGTCAGATGAAAAACAGCCGCATTGGCAAGATATTAACCTGATTGTCATTTTAAATCATACCAGTTTGTTTGAGCCGGTATTGCTCCGCAATATTCCTTTGTCATTTTTGTGGCGCATGTCTGATCAATTAGTGTTGCCCGGTGCTGACAATACAATGCAACGGCCCATCGTTGGTAAAATACTTTATTCACTAGTACCCGGTTGTATTCCTATTAGCCGAAAAAATGATGACACCTGGCAAGACTTTCTTGGCGTGGTTAACGATAAAAAAATTACAGCGATTTTACCTGAAGGTCGAATGAAACGACCAAATGGCTTAGATAAACATGGTAATGAAATGACGGTAAGAGGGGGCGTTGCAGATATAATATCGCGTCTAAACCGAGGAAAAATACTGTTTGTTTACAGTGGCGGTTTACATCATATTCAATCTCCGGGTGATAAATTTCCCAAACTATTTAAAACCATAAAGCTTAATTTAGAGCTTGTTGATGTTAAGGCATACAAACTGGAACAGTCAGCTACAGTGGAAGACGATTATAAAGCCAATGTAATTAACGATATGCAGCAAAGGCTAAAGAATAAAACACCTTAACGGTTATTAGACGCTGACTCACTTAAGTATTGGTAACATTGAAGTAGGTTGTTTTTGTTGGAATAAATTTGAAATCTATCAAGTAAGTTCGCTGGTAACCTATTTGCGTTGCTCTTAACAAACCCTAGTTTTAGATAAAATTCAGTTAAATCATTATTAGCGAAACAAATAATATCAGTAAATTGCTGTTGGCATTGTGCCACCAGTTGTCGGGCTAAGCCGTTTTTCTGTTGGTTTTGTTGAACGACAAGGGCATGTAAGAAAGGAGTCGTTTTAGAATATGAAACTATGACACACGCAACAATTTCTTCGTGGTGTGTAATATAAAAGCATTGATCATCGCCCATAAAGCTGGCGCTGTAACGGTTGTTTTTATAAAAGCGTTTTATTGCTGATTTATCTGCTTTAGTTGCGACTTGTATGTGCATAAATAAATGAAGGTCAGAGTCAGGCTTTCTATAACCTGACTCTGACCCCCCTGTGTTTTTTATTTAAACTCGTAGCGCTTTTTCGCCGCGGGCTATGCCAACAGTACCAGAGCGTACTACTTCAATGATTTCAGTTTCATTGTTTAATACGCTGATAAACGATGCAATTTTATCTTCATCACCGGTCAATTGAACGGTATAAATTTGCTTGCCAACATCGATGATGTCACCGCGGAAAATATCTGCGATTCGTTTAACTTCAGTACGGGTAATATTATTCATTGCCAGAACTTTTACCAATACCAATTCACGTTCAATGTGAGCTCGATCAGTTAGATCAGATACGCGAATTACATCGATAAGCTTGTTAACTTGCTTAGTGATTTGTTCGAGCACTTTGTCGTCACCAAAGGTAGAAATGGTAATGCGAGAGATTGTTGGCTCATCAGTTTCAGCGACACATAGGCTTTCAATATTAAAGGCACGCTGTGAAAATAAACCCACAATACGTGAAAGGGCACCTGGTTCGTTTTCTAATAAAATTGATAGGATACGGCGCATTATACTTTTTCTCCTTTTTTAAGCCACATGTCGTCTACAGCACCAAAACGTACTTGCATTGGGTAAACGTGTTCGGTTTCATCGACAATCACATCCATAAATACTAAACGTTTTCTTATTGAAAATGCCTCTTTCATTGCATCATCTAATTGATCAGGGTGAGTTACTTCCATGCCAACATGACCGTAAGCTTCGGCCAGTTTAATAAAGTCAGGTAACGACTCCATATAAGATGATGAGTGACGGCCACCGTATATCATATCTTGCCATTGACGTACCATGCCCAGCGAGCGGTTGTTCAAGGTAACAATTACAACGGGTAAGTCATATTGCAAACACGTAGATAACTCTTGAATGTTCATTTGAATTGAGCCGTCACCGGTTACACATACAACGTGTGCGTCAGGGTAAGCAACTTTAACCCCCATTGCCGCAGGTAGACCAAAGCCCATGGTGCCTAAGCCACCAGAGTTAATCCATTGACGAGGTTTTTTAAACGGGTAGTATTGCGCTGCAAACATTTGATGCTGGCCAACGTCTGAACATACATAAGCGTCACCATTGGTGTGCTTATAAATTGCTTCAACAACTTGTTGTGGCTTAATTTTATCCGGGTGTTTTTCATAGCTAAAGCTGTTTAGCTTGCGCCATTCGTTAATTTCACTCCACCACTCTTTAAAGTCATCCTTGTTATGTTTGTGGCCAACTTCATCCAATTCAGCAGTTAGTTGGTCAATAACAACATCGACATTACCCACAATTGGAATATGTGCATTAACGGTTTTCGAAATTGACGTAGGATCAATGTCTACGTGGATAATAGTGGCATTTGGACAAAACTTTTCTACTTTGTTGGTTACACGGTCATCAAAGCGAGCACCTAAAGCAAGAATAATATCAGCACCTGCCATGGCTTTATTTGCTTCAGCAGTACCATGCATACCTAACATGCCAATAAAGTTGTCATGTAAGCCGCTAAGACCACCTAAGCCCATTAATGTGTTAGTACAAGGAGCATTTAAACGTTCAACCAGTGTCGTTAATTTATCGGATGCATCCGCAAGAATAATGCCGCCGCCCGTATACATAACCAGCTTTTTAGCGTTAACGATTTTTTCAACGGCTTTTTTAATTTGTTTACGATGACCTTTAACATTTGGATTGTAAGAGCGCATTTTCACGTCTTTATTCATTACAAATGGCATTTTAATATCAGGGTTTAAGATATCTTTAGGCAATTCAATTACAACAGGTCCTGGACGTCCTGTCATTGCGATATATTGGGCTTTAGCAACAACGTTTGGTAATTCGCTAGCACTACGACAGTTAAAACTGTGCTTAACGATAGGGCGAGAACAACCAATAATATCGGTTTCTTGGAAAGCATCGCCACCAATAAGAGTTGATGCTACTTGGCCGGCAAGAACGACCATAGGGATAGAGTCCATATACGCATTAGCAATACCGGTTACACAGTTAGTGTTACCAGGTCCTGATGTTGCTAAAACATAACCACACTTACCTGATGCGCGGGTGTAGCCATCTGCCATATGTGTTGCTGCTTGTTCGTGACGGACAAGTATATGGCTTACGTCATCTTGTCTAAAAATTGCATCATAAATATCTAAAACAGAGCCGCCTGGGTAGCCAAAGATGTATTCTACATCTAACTCTGCAAGAGATTTTATAAGTAGTTCTGCTCCTGAATATTGTTCTGTGGTCATTTTCTTGCCTTATTTAAAAGTTTTTTTCGTCCAGAAAAAACAAAACCCTCGATTTTTACAGCGAGGGTTTTATGAATTATTATGCGATTTCTAAATATTCAGTCACAACCCTTGGCTTGGTAATAAAACCACGACCAGTATGAGTTTAATGATAATTAGAATATTTGACATCGAAAATTAATATTTGGTAAACATTGATTTATATTTAATGGGTTACGGTCGCAATGTCAACAAGTAATTCATAAACAGGCGCAAATAAGCGAAAAACAAAGGGTTTTGCCATTTACTAGTGCAGAAAACTCGCTACAATAGCGCAAATTTATAAAAATGTTGGATATTAAAAAGTGAAGAGTTTTGAAGCAAATTTTGATGGTTTAGTTGGTCCTACCCATAATTATGCCGGCTTATCGGAAGGTAATGTAGCCTCTAAATTAAGTGCTAATGATATTTCGAGCCCAAAAAGTGCTGCCTTGCAAGGTATTGCTAAAATGAAAGCATTGCACGATATGGGAATGACCCAAGGTGTATTTGCTCCACAAGAGCGCCCTGATATTCTTTCACTACGTCGCCTGGGGTTTTCAGGTACCGATGCCAACGTTTTAGAGCAAGCACACAAAGAAGCACCAAACGTGTTGTCTGCTTGTTTTAGTGCCTCGAGCATGTGGACGGCAAACTCTTCAACCGTTTCACCATCTGGAGACACCAGAGATGGCAAAGTACATTTCACTCCTGCAAACTTAACCAATAAGTTTCATCGTTCATTAGAGCCTGAAATTACCGGCAATATTTTAAAAGCTGTGTTTAATGATGATAAGCACTTTAACCACCATTTACACCTTAATGAAAATGATCATTTTGGCGATGAAGGCGCAGCAAACCATACTCGTTTATGTAATAACTATGGTGAACAGGGCATTGAAATTTTCACTTTTGGTAAATATGCGTTTAATAATGCTAAGCCTATCCCTAAAAAATTTCCAGCAAGACAAACATTAGAAGCAAGCCAAGCGGTTGCTCGTTTACACGGTTTACGTGATGACAATGTTGTGTATGTTCAACAGAATCCTGATGTGATTGATCAAGGCGTTTTTCATAACGATGTGATTTCTGTGGGCAACCAAAATGTGATGTTTTATCATGAGCAAGCATTTTTAAATACTGATGCTTTCTTAAATGAATTAAATACTAAGTTTGCGGCCATTGGCTCAGATGACTTACATTGTATCAAGGTGGCTACTGAAGAAGTGTCGTTAGATGATTGTGTTAAAACTTACTTATTTAATACCCAAATCATCACTTTAAATGACGGTACTATGGCAATAATCGCACCTATGCATTGTCACGATAACCCGCGTGTTAAAGCGTATTTAGACCGTTTAGTAACAAGTAAC comes from the Thalassotalea nanhaiensis genome and includes:
- the ilvN gene encoding acetolactate synthase small subunit, whose protein sequence is MRRILSILLENEPGALSRIVGLFSQRAFNIESLCVAETDEPTISRITISTFGDDKVLEQITKQVNKLIDVIRVSDLTDRAHIERELVLVKVLAMNNITRTEVKRIADIFRGDIIDVGKQIYTVQLTGDEDKIASFISVLNNETEIIEVVRSGTVGIARGEKALRV
- a CDS encoding acetolactate synthase 3 large subunit, with the protein product MTTEQYSGAELLIKSLAELDVEYIFGYPGGSVLDIYDAIFRQDDVSHILVRHEQAATHMADGYTRASGKCGYVLATSGPGNTNCVTGIANAYMDSIPMVVLAGQVASTLIGGDAFQETDIIGCSRPIVKHSFNCRSASELPNVVAKAQYIAMTGRPGPVVIELPKDILNPDIKMPFVMNKDVKMRSYNPNVKGHRKQIKKAVEKIVNAKKLVMYTGGGIILADASDKLTTLVERLNAPCTNTLMGLGGLSGLHDNFIGMLGMHGTAEANKAMAGADIILALGARFDDRVTNKVEKFCPNATIIHVDIDPTSISKTVNAHIPIVGNVDVVIDQLTAELDEVGHKHNKDDFKEWWSEINEWRKLNSFSYEKHPDKIKPQQVVEAIYKHTNGDAYVCSDVGQHQMFAAQYYPFKKPRQWINSGGLGTMGFGLPAAMGVKVAYPDAHVVCVTGDGSIQMNIQELSTCLQYDLPVVIVTLNNRSLGMVRQWQDMIYGGRHSSSYMESLPDFIKLAEAYGHVGMEVTHPDQLDDAMKEAFSIRKRLVFMDVIVDETEHVYPMQVRFGAVDDMWLKKGEKV
- a CDS encoding 1-acyl-sn-glycerol-3-phosphate acyltransferase; amino-acid sequence: MRFISYLLLVWVKCLSKLFYKIEQRWLSDEKQPHWQDINLIVILNHTSLFEPVLLRNIPLSFLWRMSDQLVLPGADNTMQRPIVGKILYSLVPGCIPISRKNDDTWQDFLGVVNDKKITAILPEGRMKRPNGLDKHGNEMTVRGGVADIISRLNRGKILFVYSGGLHHIQSPGDKFPKLFKTIKLNLELVDVKAYKLEQSATVEDDYKANVINDMQQRLKNKTP
- a CDS encoding M64 family metallopeptidase — protein: MNKLVAIFGLFLSWATIAQVQTLRVDYYHTGDSQQEIFSLDSVVVEPLAWPGSKSQVLDDLNRGKYRFIIKDKTSKQVLFTRSYSSIYGEWETTGEAKKIKRTFHESLRFPMPDKEVIIEIEKRDAKHQFQNVWTTEIDPNHYLNHRESAGYAEQVIAIEHNGDPKNKVDLLILGDGYTKAELSKFKTTAKELTEALFATSPFKENRKNFNVWALAPLTKESGVSRPSTGTYHDSPLGVTYDAFGSERYVLTSDNRNFRRIASSAPYDFVEIIVNNDTYGGGGIYGLYSTAAANSDWADYLFIHEFGHHFAGLADEYYTSSVAYAAPTNIIEPYEPNVTALLNGDTLKWQTKVNKQTPLPTPWPKQEYEKHSYEYQQIRGQLRKDNKPESEMDKLFHENQRIVEGMFSKAEYNNVIGAFEGANYSAKGFYRSELNCIMFTRTDDFCDVCQQGIVDVIKLYSSQ
- a CDS encoding GNAT family N-acetyltransferase, producing the protein MHIQVATKADKSAIKRFYKNNRYSASFMGDDQCFYITHHEEIVACVIVSYSKTTPFLHALVVQQNQQKNGLARQLVAQCQQQFTDIICFANNDLTEFYLKLGFVKSNANRLPANLLDRFQIYSNKNNLLQCYQYLSESASNNR
- the astB gene encoding N-succinylarginine dihydrolase, with the translated sequence MKSFEANFDGLVGPTHNYAGLSEGNVASKLSANDISSPKSAALQGIAKMKALHDMGMTQGVFAPQERPDILSLRRLGFSGTDANVLEQAHKEAPNVLSACFSASSMWTANSSTVSPSGDTRDGKVHFTPANLTNKFHRSLEPEITGNILKAVFNDDKHFNHHLHLNENDHFGDEGAANHTRLCNNYGEQGIEIFTFGKYAFNNAKPIPKKFPARQTLEASQAVARLHGLRDDNVVYVQQNPDVIDQGVFHNDVISVGNQNVMFYHEQAFLNTDAFLNELNTKFAAIGSDDLHCIKVATEEVSLDDCVKTYLFNTQIITLNDGTMAIIAPMHCHDNPRVKAYLDRLVTSNTPIKQVKYFDVNESMKNGGGPACLRLRVAMTETELAAVNQHCIMSDALYGNLETWINKHYRDQLSFDDLRDPNLLVESRTALDELTQLLHLGSVYHFQQV